A section of the Lathamus discolor isolate bLatDis1 chromosome 6, bLatDis1.hap1, whole genome shotgun sequence genome encodes:
- the LOC136016685 gene encoding acyl-coenzyme A synthetase ACSM3, mitochondrial-like isoform X1, whose product MKRIYPASSPSMLSATNRQDSLQRFCGFLYSLWHLRTSSSAMKLFKSQTLKSLWTLKPPNRTFHGHPRLLASDVYSQYEPVRQGKQEIPKYFNFASDVLDKWSEIEKAGKRPSNPAFWWINGEGEEVKWSFEELGFLSRKVANVLTKVCGLQKGDRIVVILPRVPEWWLIIVACMRAGIVLIPGISQLSAKDILYRLQVSKATCIITDDTLTPAVDSVASECQFLKTKLIVSKGRREGWLNFTDLYKNQSADHSCVKTRIQDSMIIFFTSGTTGSPKMTEHSQGSLGFRPLLSERYWLDLTPSDVIWSTADTGWIVASLASVFDPWVFGSCIFVHKLPRIESAAILNTLCRFPIDTLVSAPTLFRMLVQNDVSSYKFMNLKHCVSGGEPLNPEVLEQWKSKTGLDIYEIYGQTETGIICSGFKGMKVKPGSMGKAAPLYNVQIVDKNANVLPPGQQGEIAVRSKPIKPLGFFSGYVDNPKKTAETERGDFYVTGDRGIVDEDGYFQFIGRDDDIIISSGYRIGPFEVENALIEHPAVAETAVVSSPDPLRGEVVKAFVVLSPAFSSSDLESLTWDLQEHVKKTTAPYKYPRKVEFVQELPKTVTGKIKRNELRKKEWGQM is encoded by the exons ATGAAGAGGATCTACCCAGCCAGCTCTCCATCTATGCTGTCAGCAACAAACAG GCAGGATTCACTGCAACGATTCTGCGGATTTTTATATAGTCTATGGCATTTACGTACATCCTCTTCTGCCATGAAGTTGTTCAAATCACAGACTCTAAAATCTCTGTGGACTTTGAAGCCTCCTAATAGGACTTTCCATGGACACCCCAGGCTGCTCGCATCTGATGTGTATTCACAATACGAGCCTGTCAGGCAGGGCAAACAGGAAATACCAAAATACTTCAACTTTGCAAGTGATGTACTGGACAAATGGTCTGAGATTGAAAAG GCTGGAAAGAGACCATCAAACCCTGCCTTTTGGTGGATAAATGGCGAAGGTGAAGAAGTGAAGTGGAGCTTTGAGGAGCTGGGGTTCCTGTCTCGGAAAGTGGCAAATGTACTGACTAAAGTATGTGGACTGCAGAAGGGGGACAGAATTGTTGTGATCCTGCCACGAGTTCCAGAATGGTGGCTGATAATTGTGGCTTGTATGCGAGCAG GAATTGTCTTAATTCCAGGAATATCCCAATTGTCAGCCAAAGACATACTATATCGACTCCAGGTGTCAAAAGCCACGTGCATCATTACCGATGACACACTGACTCCTGCTGTGGACTCAGTGGCATCTGAGTGTCAGTTTCTGAAAACCAAGCTAATTGTGTCcaaaggcaggagggagggatggctCAACTTCACGGACCTCTACAA aaaccaaTCTGCTGACCATTCCTGTGTCAAAACAAGGATTCAAGACTCGATGAttatcttctttaccagtgGAACCACAGGTTCTCCAAAGATGACTGAACATTCCCAGGGTAGTCTTGGTTTCAGACCCCTTTTAAGTGAAAG GTATTGGTTGGATTTGACTCCCTCAGATGTGATATGGAGCACAGCAGACACAGGATGGATAGTAGCTTCACTGGCATCTGTTTTTGATCCCTGGGTTTTTGGATCATGCATCTTTGTACATAAGCTACCACGGATTGAATCAGCAGCCATCTTAAAT ACTCTCTGCAGATTCCCTATTGACACACTGGTTAGTGCTCCAACACTGTTCCGCATGCTGGTACAAAATGATGTTTCCAG CTACAAATTCATGAACCTGAAGCACTGTGTGAGTGGAGGAGAGCCACTCAACCCAGAAGTTCTGGAGCAGTGGAAAAGCAAGACTGGGCTGGACATCTATGAAATATATGGGCAGACTGAAACG GGAATAATCTGCTCTGGTTTTAAAGGAATGAAGGTTAAACCTGGATCAATGGGGAAGGCAGCTCCCCTTTACAATGTTCAG ATTGTGGACAAAAATGCTAATGTTCTGCCTCCAGGACAACAGGGGGAAATTGCTGTCAGAAGCAAACCTATAAAACCACTTGGTTTTTTCTCTGGATATGTG GATAACCCTAAGAAAACCGCAGAAACTGAACGTGGGGATTTTTATGTCACTGGAGACAGAGGGATTGTGGACGAAGATGGATATTTTCAGTTCATTGGAAGAGATGATGACATCATCATTTCTTCAGG ATATCGCATTGGGCCTTTTGAAGTAGAGAATGCCCTGATAGAACACCCAGCAGTAGCAGAAACAGCTGTTGTCAGCAGCCCAGATCCCCTCAGAGGAGAG GTTGTGAAAGCATTTGTGGTCCTGTCCCCAGCTTTTTCATCCAGTGATTTAGAGAGCTTAACCTGGGACTTGCAGGAGCATGTCAAGAAAACTACTGCACCGTATAAATACCCCAGAAAG gtGGAATTTGTCCAAGAGCTGCCAAAAACAGTCACTGGGAAGATCAAGAGGAAtgaattaagaaagaaagaatgggGACAGATGTAG
- the LOC136016685 gene encoding acyl-coenzyme A synthetase ACSM4, mitochondrial-like isoform X4 yields the protein MKRIYPASSPSMLSATNRQDSLQRFCGFLYSLWHLRTSSSAMKLFKSQTLKSLWTLKPPNRTFHGHPRLLASDVYSQYEPVRQGKQEIPKYFNFASDVLDKWSEIEKAGKRPSNPAFWWINGEGEEVKWSFEELGFLSRKVANVLTKVCGLQKGDRIVVILPRVPEWWLIIVACMRAGIVLIPGISQLSAKDILYRLQVSKATCIITDDTLTPAVDSVASECQFLKTKLIVSKGRREGWLNFTDLYKNQSADHSCVKTRIQDSMIIFFTSGTTGSPKMTEHSQGSLGFRPLLSERYWLDLTPSDVIWSTADTGWIVASLASVFDPWVFGSCIFVHKLPRIESAAILNTLCRFPIDTLVSAPTLFRMLVQNDVSSYKFMNLKHCVSGGEPLNPEVLEQWKSKTGLDIYEIYGQTETGIICSGFKGMKVKPGSMGKAAPLYNVQIVDKNANVLPPGQQGEIAVRSKPIKPLGFFSGYVISHWAF from the exons ATGAAGAGGATCTACCCAGCCAGCTCTCCATCTATGCTGTCAGCAACAAACAG GCAGGATTCACTGCAACGATTCTGCGGATTTTTATATAGTCTATGGCATTTACGTACATCCTCTTCTGCCATGAAGTTGTTCAAATCACAGACTCTAAAATCTCTGTGGACTTTGAAGCCTCCTAATAGGACTTTCCATGGACACCCCAGGCTGCTCGCATCTGATGTGTATTCACAATACGAGCCTGTCAGGCAGGGCAAACAGGAAATACCAAAATACTTCAACTTTGCAAGTGATGTACTGGACAAATGGTCTGAGATTGAAAAG GCTGGAAAGAGACCATCAAACCCTGCCTTTTGGTGGATAAATGGCGAAGGTGAAGAAGTGAAGTGGAGCTTTGAGGAGCTGGGGTTCCTGTCTCGGAAAGTGGCAAATGTACTGACTAAAGTATGTGGACTGCAGAAGGGGGACAGAATTGTTGTGATCCTGCCACGAGTTCCAGAATGGTGGCTGATAATTGTGGCTTGTATGCGAGCAG GAATTGTCTTAATTCCAGGAATATCCCAATTGTCAGCCAAAGACATACTATATCGACTCCAGGTGTCAAAAGCCACGTGCATCATTACCGATGACACACTGACTCCTGCTGTGGACTCAGTGGCATCTGAGTGTCAGTTTCTGAAAACCAAGCTAATTGTGTCcaaaggcaggagggagggatggctCAACTTCACGGACCTCTACAA aaaccaaTCTGCTGACCATTCCTGTGTCAAAACAAGGATTCAAGACTCGATGAttatcttctttaccagtgGAACCACAGGTTCTCCAAAGATGACTGAACATTCCCAGGGTAGTCTTGGTTTCAGACCCCTTTTAAGTGAAAG GTATTGGTTGGATTTGACTCCCTCAGATGTGATATGGAGCACAGCAGACACAGGATGGATAGTAGCTTCACTGGCATCTGTTTTTGATCCCTGGGTTTTTGGATCATGCATCTTTGTACATAAGCTACCACGGATTGAATCAGCAGCCATCTTAAAT ACTCTCTGCAGATTCCCTATTGACACACTGGTTAGTGCTCCAACACTGTTCCGCATGCTGGTACAAAATGATGTTTCCAG CTACAAATTCATGAACCTGAAGCACTGTGTGAGTGGAGGAGAGCCACTCAACCCAGAAGTTCTGGAGCAGTGGAAAAGCAAGACTGGGCTGGACATCTATGAAATATATGGGCAGACTGAAACG GGAATAATCTGCTCTGGTTTTAAAGGAATGAAGGTTAAACCTGGATCAATGGGGAAGGCAGCTCCCCTTTACAATGTTCAG ATTGTGGACAAAAATGCTAATGTTCTGCCTCCAGGACAACAGGGGGAAATTGCTGTCAGAAGCAAACCTATAAAACCACTTGGTTTTTTCTCTGGATATGTG ATATCGCATTGGGCCTTTTGA
- the LOC136016685 gene encoding acyl-coenzyme A synthetase ACSM4, mitochondrial-like isoform X2, protein MKRIYPASSPSMLSATNRQDSLQRFCGFLYSLWHLRTSSSAMKLFKSQTLKSLWTLKPPNRTFHGHPRLLASDVYSQYEPVRQGKQEIPKYFNFASDVLDKWSEIEKAGKRPSNPAFWWINGEGEEVKWSFEELGFLSRKVANVLTKVCGLQKGDRIVVILPRVPEWWLIIVACMRAGIVLIPGISQLSAKDILYRLQVSKATCIITDDTLTPAVDSVASECQFLKTKLIVSKGRREGWLNFTDLYKNQSADHSCVKTRIQDSMIIFFTSGTTGSPKMTEHSQGSLGFRPLLSERYWLDLTPSDVIWSTADTGWIVASLASVFDPWVFGSCIFVHKLPRIESAAILNTLCRFPIDTLVSAPTLFRMLVQNDVSSYKFMNLKHCVSGGEPLNPEVLEQWKSKTGLDIYEIYGQTETGIICSGFKGMKVKPGSMGKAAPLYNVQIVDKNANVLPPGQQGEIAVRSKPIKPLGFFSGYVDNPKKTAETERGDFYVTGDRGIVDEDGYFQFIGRDDDIIISSGYRIGPFEVENALIEHPAVAETAVVSSPDPLRGECELQREIKCPSASGRTLQRHLLLLLLLDAYWL, encoded by the exons ATGAAGAGGATCTACCCAGCCAGCTCTCCATCTATGCTGTCAGCAACAAACAG GCAGGATTCACTGCAACGATTCTGCGGATTTTTATATAGTCTATGGCATTTACGTACATCCTCTTCTGCCATGAAGTTGTTCAAATCACAGACTCTAAAATCTCTGTGGACTTTGAAGCCTCCTAATAGGACTTTCCATGGACACCCCAGGCTGCTCGCATCTGATGTGTATTCACAATACGAGCCTGTCAGGCAGGGCAAACAGGAAATACCAAAATACTTCAACTTTGCAAGTGATGTACTGGACAAATGGTCTGAGATTGAAAAG GCTGGAAAGAGACCATCAAACCCTGCCTTTTGGTGGATAAATGGCGAAGGTGAAGAAGTGAAGTGGAGCTTTGAGGAGCTGGGGTTCCTGTCTCGGAAAGTGGCAAATGTACTGACTAAAGTATGTGGACTGCAGAAGGGGGACAGAATTGTTGTGATCCTGCCACGAGTTCCAGAATGGTGGCTGATAATTGTGGCTTGTATGCGAGCAG GAATTGTCTTAATTCCAGGAATATCCCAATTGTCAGCCAAAGACATACTATATCGACTCCAGGTGTCAAAAGCCACGTGCATCATTACCGATGACACACTGACTCCTGCTGTGGACTCAGTGGCATCTGAGTGTCAGTTTCTGAAAACCAAGCTAATTGTGTCcaaaggcaggagggagggatggctCAACTTCACGGACCTCTACAA aaaccaaTCTGCTGACCATTCCTGTGTCAAAACAAGGATTCAAGACTCGATGAttatcttctttaccagtgGAACCACAGGTTCTCCAAAGATGACTGAACATTCCCAGGGTAGTCTTGGTTTCAGACCCCTTTTAAGTGAAAG GTATTGGTTGGATTTGACTCCCTCAGATGTGATATGGAGCACAGCAGACACAGGATGGATAGTAGCTTCACTGGCATCTGTTTTTGATCCCTGGGTTTTTGGATCATGCATCTTTGTACATAAGCTACCACGGATTGAATCAGCAGCCATCTTAAAT ACTCTCTGCAGATTCCCTATTGACACACTGGTTAGTGCTCCAACACTGTTCCGCATGCTGGTACAAAATGATGTTTCCAG CTACAAATTCATGAACCTGAAGCACTGTGTGAGTGGAGGAGAGCCACTCAACCCAGAAGTTCTGGAGCAGTGGAAAAGCAAGACTGGGCTGGACATCTATGAAATATATGGGCAGACTGAAACG GGAATAATCTGCTCTGGTTTTAAAGGAATGAAGGTTAAACCTGGATCAATGGGGAAGGCAGCTCCCCTTTACAATGTTCAG ATTGTGGACAAAAATGCTAATGTTCTGCCTCCAGGACAACAGGGGGAAATTGCTGTCAGAAGCAAACCTATAAAACCACTTGGTTTTTTCTCTGGATATGTG GATAACCCTAAGAAAACCGCAGAAACTGAACGTGGGGATTTTTATGTCACTGGAGACAGAGGGATTGTGGACGAAGATGGATATTTTCAGTTCATTGGAAGAGATGATGACATCATCATTTCTTCAGG ATATCGCATTGGGCCTTTTGAAGTAGAGAATGCCCTGATAGAACACCCAGCAGTAGCAGAAACAGCTGTTGTCAGCAGCCCAGATCCCCTCAGAGGAGAG TGTGAActtcagagagaaataaaatgtcCCTCAGCTTCAGGGAGAACTCTGCAGAGACACCTCTTATTACTCCTCCTTCTTGATGCATACTG GTTGTGA
- the LOC136016685 gene encoding acyl-coenzyme A synthetase ACSM3, mitochondrial-like isoform X3, which translates to MKLFKSQTLKSLWTLKPPNRTFHGHPRLLASDVYSQYEPVRQGKQEIPKYFNFASDVLDKWSEIEKAGKRPSNPAFWWINGEGEEVKWSFEELGFLSRKVANVLTKVCGLQKGDRIVVILPRVPEWWLIIVACMRAGIVLIPGISQLSAKDILYRLQVSKATCIITDDTLTPAVDSVASECQFLKTKLIVSKGRREGWLNFTDLYKNQSADHSCVKTRIQDSMIIFFTSGTTGSPKMTEHSQGSLGFRPLLSERYWLDLTPSDVIWSTADTGWIVASLASVFDPWVFGSCIFVHKLPRIESAAILNTLCRFPIDTLVSAPTLFRMLVQNDVSSYKFMNLKHCVSGGEPLNPEVLEQWKSKTGLDIYEIYGQTETGIICSGFKGMKVKPGSMGKAAPLYNVQIVDKNANVLPPGQQGEIAVRSKPIKPLGFFSGYVDNPKKTAETERGDFYVTGDRGIVDEDGYFQFIGRDDDIIISSGYRIGPFEVENALIEHPAVAETAVVSSPDPLRGEVVKAFVVLSPAFSSSDLESLTWDLQEHVKKTTAPYKYPRKVEFVQELPKTVTGKIKRNELRKKEWGQM; encoded by the exons ATGAAGTTGTTCAAATCACAGACTCTAAAATCTCTGTGGACTTTGAAGCCTCCTAATAGGACTTTCCATGGACACCCCAGGCTGCTCGCATCTGATGTGTATTCACAATACGAGCCTGTCAGGCAGGGCAAACAGGAAATACCAAAATACTTCAACTTTGCAAGTGATGTACTGGACAAATGGTCTGAGATTGAAAAG GCTGGAAAGAGACCATCAAACCCTGCCTTTTGGTGGATAAATGGCGAAGGTGAAGAAGTGAAGTGGAGCTTTGAGGAGCTGGGGTTCCTGTCTCGGAAAGTGGCAAATGTACTGACTAAAGTATGTGGACTGCAGAAGGGGGACAGAATTGTTGTGATCCTGCCACGAGTTCCAGAATGGTGGCTGATAATTGTGGCTTGTATGCGAGCAG GAATTGTCTTAATTCCAGGAATATCCCAATTGTCAGCCAAAGACATACTATATCGACTCCAGGTGTCAAAAGCCACGTGCATCATTACCGATGACACACTGACTCCTGCTGTGGACTCAGTGGCATCTGAGTGTCAGTTTCTGAAAACCAAGCTAATTGTGTCcaaaggcaggagggagggatggctCAACTTCACGGACCTCTACAA aaaccaaTCTGCTGACCATTCCTGTGTCAAAACAAGGATTCAAGACTCGATGAttatcttctttaccagtgGAACCACAGGTTCTCCAAAGATGACTGAACATTCCCAGGGTAGTCTTGGTTTCAGACCCCTTTTAAGTGAAAG GTATTGGTTGGATTTGACTCCCTCAGATGTGATATGGAGCACAGCAGACACAGGATGGATAGTAGCTTCACTGGCATCTGTTTTTGATCCCTGGGTTTTTGGATCATGCATCTTTGTACATAAGCTACCACGGATTGAATCAGCAGCCATCTTAAAT ACTCTCTGCAGATTCCCTATTGACACACTGGTTAGTGCTCCAACACTGTTCCGCATGCTGGTACAAAATGATGTTTCCAG CTACAAATTCATGAACCTGAAGCACTGTGTGAGTGGAGGAGAGCCACTCAACCCAGAAGTTCTGGAGCAGTGGAAAAGCAAGACTGGGCTGGACATCTATGAAATATATGGGCAGACTGAAACG GGAATAATCTGCTCTGGTTTTAAAGGAATGAAGGTTAAACCTGGATCAATGGGGAAGGCAGCTCCCCTTTACAATGTTCAG ATTGTGGACAAAAATGCTAATGTTCTGCCTCCAGGACAACAGGGGGAAATTGCTGTCAGAAGCAAACCTATAAAACCACTTGGTTTTTTCTCTGGATATGTG GATAACCCTAAGAAAACCGCAGAAACTGAACGTGGGGATTTTTATGTCACTGGAGACAGAGGGATTGTGGACGAAGATGGATATTTTCAGTTCATTGGAAGAGATGATGACATCATCATTTCTTCAGG ATATCGCATTGGGCCTTTTGAAGTAGAGAATGCCCTGATAGAACACCCAGCAGTAGCAGAAACAGCTGTTGTCAGCAGCCCAGATCCCCTCAGAGGAGAG GTTGTGAAAGCATTTGTGGTCCTGTCCCCAGCTTTTTCATCCAGTGATTTAGAGAGCTTAACCTGGGACTTGCAGGAGCATGTCAAGAAAACTACTGCACCGTATAAATACCCCAGAAAG gtGGAATTTGTCCAAGAGCTGCCAAAAACAGTCACTGGGAAGATCAAGAGGAAtgaattaagaaagaaagaatgggGACAGATGTAG